In the genome of Chryseobacterium sp. 52, the window TGCCACAAAAAAAACAATCGAAGCTTTTCAGTACCATTTCCGTCCGCAAAATTATGACGGAATCATGGATGCCGAAACCTGGGCAATCCTTCAGGCTTTAAATCAAAAATATCCAGCGAAATAACAATGAAAACGCATCGGTTAAGATGCGTTTTTGCTACATTTAAAAATAAAAACAGTTTAAAACATCTGTAATGGAAAATTTCAGAAAAGAAAGTGATCTTTTAGGCGAGCTTAATGTGCCTGCAGACGCTTATTACGGAGTACAGACGCAAAGAGCGATCAATAACTTCAAGATTTCAGGACAGCTTCTGTCTTCATATCCGGACTTTATCAAAGGGCTGGCTTTCGTTAAAAAAGCTGCGGCAAAAACCAATTATGAATTGGGTCTGCTTGATGAAAATCTTTATTTCAAAATAGCAGAAGCCTGCGATGAAATAGCAGCAGGGGAGTACCATGAGCAGTTTCCTGTGGATATGATCCAGGGAGGAGCCGGTACCTCAATCAATATGAATGCAAACGAAGTAATTGCCAACATTGTTTTAGAAAAATTAGGAAAAAACAAAGGCGAGTACGAATTCTGTTCACCCAATGACCATATCAACCTTTCCCAGTCTACCAATGATGCCTATCCTACAGCGATCAAAATGGGACTGTTGCACATGAATATAGGACTTGTGGACCGACTTGAAAAGATTGTTGATGCTTTCCGTGCAAAAGGACAGGAATTTCATGATGTGATCAAAATGGGCCGTACCCAGCTTCAGGATGCAGTTCCAATGACTTTGGGACAGGAATTTGAAGCCTATGCCGCTACTTTGGAAGAAGATATTTCCAAATTAAATAATAATGCCAACCTTTTTGTAGAAGTCAATATGGGAGCAACCGCTATCGGGACAGGACTGAACGCTCCGGTAGGTTATGCAACTCTTTGTGCGAAAAATCTGGCGCAGATCAGTGGTTTTCCGGTAATTTCCGCACCCAACCTTGTAGAGGCAACACCGGACACAGGATCTTATGTAATCTATTCTTCCGCTACAAAACGTCTTGCTGTAAAGCTTTCAAAGATTTGTAACGATTTAAGATTACTCTCTTCAGGTCCGAGAGCAGGATTATTTGAGATCAATCTTCCTCCGATGCAGCCGGGATCGTCTATTATGCCGGGGAAAGTAAATCCTGTTATTCCGGAAGTCGTAAACCAGGTGTGTTTTAAAGTATTCGGAAATGATCTTACGGTAACTTTTGCTGCAGAAGCAGGACAGTTGCAGCTTAACGTAATGGAACCTGTGCTTTCTCATGCAATCATGGAAAACATCAATTTCCTTTGTAATGCCTTAGATACTCTTCGTGATAAATGTATAGTAGGAATTACTGCTAATAAGGAGATCTGTCTGAACATGGTAAAACACAGCATTGGTATCGTAACAGCTCTGAATCCATACATTGGGTACAAAAAGTCTACAGAGATTGCAAAAGAAGCTCTGGAAACCGGGAACAGCGTTTATAATCTGGTTTTGCAGAAAGGAATTCTTTCTCAGGAAAAACTAGATGAAATTCTTGACCCTAAAAACATGCTGACACCGCATAACAAATAGAAAAAACAATCAATGATAAGTGATGAATGATGATCTTGTGTCAGTAATTTATCACTTATCATTCATTACTTATTATTCATCACTCATAATTCAAACACGTGAGGTTTTTAATCATCATTCCTGCCCATAACGAAGAAGGAAATCTACCATTCACACTGAATTCTTTACAGCAACAAAATTATAAAGATTTCAGAACTGTGGTGGTTAATGACGGTTCTACAGACAAGACGCCGGAAGTGATCAGAACATATACCGATCAGGATTCCCGTTTTCAAACGGTAAATCTTCAGAAATCTGCCCACCAGCCGGGTTCTAAAGTCGTAAATGCATTCAAAAACGGGCTCAAAACTCAGAGTATGGATGAATTTGACATCATCTGTAAATTTGATGCAGATATTATCCTTCCTGAAAATTATCTGGAAACACTGGACAATGCTTTTAAAAATAATCCGGAATATGGGCTTGTTGGAGGCTTGCTGTACGTAGAAAAGGAGGGAAGCTGGGTGTATGAAGGAAATTCCAATAAACATCACGTAAGAGGTCCTATGAAAGCCTATCGCAAAGAATGCTTTCTACAGATCGGAGGATTAAGAGAAACACTGGGTTGGGATAATATTGATTCTATTCTGCTTGAAAATCTGGATTGGAAAGAAATAGTTCTTCCGGATCTGCAGGTAAAACTGATCAAAGTTAAAGGAGCCGATTATACCATCAGGCCGGCCGATTACTACGGCAGGTATTTTTATTTTTTAGGACTGAATAGATTTCTTGCGTACATTGCCTCGTCAAAAGAAGCTGCGAAGAGCAGATCTATTTCTTTTTTCTTTAACATCATCAACGCTTATGAAGCCTGTAAAACAGCCAAACTGGAACTGAAAATCTCCAAAGATGAGCAGAAGGTCATTAATGACAAGCGATGGAAATTACTGAAGAAAAAATGGCTGAAAATGTAAGAGAATAATTAAAATTCCGTCAAACATTTTTACTTTTGCTAATGTCTAATGTCTAATGTCTAATGTCTAATGTCTAATGTCTAATGTCTAATGTCTAATGTCTAATGTCTAATGTCTAATGTCTAATTGAAAAAAATTGCCTACATAGAAATAGATACCCACGCAGAAATCGCGCAGGCTTTCATGAATATTATGAAGTATTCTTCGGACTTTAGCGTAGATTATTATTTCTCGAAAAAGATTAAAGACCTGGTTGAAGAGAATGGGGAAATGGTATTTTTATCAGACAGTTCTATGATTATGGAGCAGCTGAAGTTAAAGAAATACGATCTGATAATCGTTGGAACGGTTCATCGGTATTTCAATACTTTTCATACGTTGGTTCAAAAATATAATACAGCGGTTATCGTTCATAATATCAATTTTTCAGTAGCTTCAAAAGGGGCTTTAATGAAAAGTGTTTTTAAAGGAGATGTCATTTACAGATTGAAATTGTGGTGGAAAGAAGGGTTGTTTTATACCTCAAAAGCATACCGGAATGCTAAGCATCTTTTGGTATTGGATGAAGAATTTTCCTCAGAAGTTTATCAGTTTTTACCTCTGTTTTACAGCGAAAATTTCGAAAAGCAGGAAAATAAAGGCCTTTCCATTGTTATTCCGGGAGGAGTTTCTCAGAAAAGAAGAGATTACCATCATGTTTTTAAAACCATTCAGAATTTAAAAACCGAAGAAAAATGGGATTTTATATTTCTTGGAAAAGCACGGGATCATGAGCTGAAACAGCTTGAAAAACTATCTCAAAAGCTTCCGGAAAATGTCTCTATACAGTATTTTTCAGACCGCGTTTCCAATAATGATTTTGAAAAAGGAATGCAGAAAGCAGATGTTTTGTGGTGCCCCATCCGGCAGAAAACAGAATTTTTCAGCAGGGAAGAAATATATGGCGTGACAAAAATGACCGGAAATCTGGGAGACGCTATTAAATATAGTAAAATAGCTGTTTTTCCTAAAGATTATCCTTCAAAATTAGAATTCATTGTTCCTGAGAAAGAAAATATTTTAGAGCAGTTTCAACAGCTTAAAAAAGTCCGGTATAATTTCCAGGAAAACTATAACAAAAAGTCAGTCCTGACAAAGCTTGAAAAGATACTTTCGGGCTTAATTTCTATTTAAATTTAAAAATACTTTTAATGAATTTTACATTCAGGTAATCCTCGAGTGGGAATACTTTTGTGAAATAATTTCCGATATAGATCAATATCAGAACAACGGCAGGTTTATAGACCAGATTGATGAAGTTATTGTTGAAATTAGGCAGTACAATGGCTACAGTGATCGCTAAAGTACAGATAATGGAAACGAAAATCATTTCTATCGTCAGCGGAGATACTTTGAACACAAAGTAATTGAAAGCAATTTTAATGACATTATAAGTCGTCAGGGAAATAGCGGTAGATAAAGCGATTCCAATCAGTTTCAGGTCTGTATTTTTAATGAAATAATAGTTCAGTCCTATGGTAAGCCCTGCCAGAAGAATCATGACCAGAATATTAAACCTGTAATACTTGGAAAGTGAAATAATATTTCCATTAAAACCTGTTGCCAGATCGATCAGCACGGCTGAACCCCAGATCCATACTACCGGTTCGTATTCTCTCAGCAAGGTTCCGTTTTTAGGCATGAATTCCGTCAGATAAGGAAAACCTACCATAATGCATGAAAACAGAACGGCCCCTAAAAAATATAAAGATAAAGACGTTTTTTTATGAAACCTGTCAAGTTCTTCCATATCACCGTCAGCCAGTGTTTTGCTGATAATCGGGGCTGAAATATTAAATAATCCCAGCTGAGGAATAGAAATTAACGAGATCAATGCATACAGAACAGAGTAGATTCCAACTTCCTCCATTCCCATGAATTCCCCGATCATAAAGTTATTGATCGCCAGGTAATTACCGAAAGTTCCTAAAAAACCGAAAAAGCTGTATGCAGCAAATTCTTTATAGAAATTATCTTTTTTAAAATAGTCTGTACTAAAATCAAGTTTGACTTTTTCCAACTTATTGGTATAAAAAATATATCCGATAAACATTAAGAAAAACATTCCGAAGAAAAACATCAATGCTGTTTTCTCAGGTACTGATGAGGTTTCTGTATATTGGGAAACCATATACATGAAGATCAGAAAGGCTCCCAGGTTGGCAATTTTCGGAAAGAGATTGTCGAAAATGTTTGAAACAACAATTCTTTTATAATTTGAAATATATTTATTGAAAATAGCACAAAATGAAAGCAGCAAGGTAAGAGGAAGAATAATTTCTTTGATTTTCCATGCTTTTGTATTCCTGAATCCCGGAAAAAAATAGGGGAGGAGAAAAAATACACATAAAAACAAAATAAAATTTATTGAAACCGCAGCTAATGAAAGTGAAAGCATGTTTTGCTTTTTCCCGTCCTTATCTACCTTATTGAAAAATTTTACATTGGAATAAGAAATACCGAAAACAACAAAAGGGACAAGTATTTCAGCGGTTGGCATAATGTATCTTAATGTTCCGTAGAACTCAAGATTGTTCATGAAAATAAAAATGGAACCGGTACCCAGAAGAAAACCAATATAACCTATGATGGAATATTTGAAACCCTGTCTCGCTACTACACTCATAATGTTCTTTTAATGGTTTTTTGGCGTAAAAATAATGTTGTTGATATAGCTGGTTTTGTTTTTTTCATCGTTCGTGTTGTGTACTAAAATCTCTTCCGTCAGAAGTTCCAGCTTAAAACTTTCACGGTTAAGATATTGAGCTTCGTATCCCCAGTTTTTAACTTCAGAAATATCGTTCCAAATTGGGTTTTCGTGGTGTCTCTGTTCCATTTCTACCATCAGTGTCGGAAGAAACTGATGGATGATTTCTTTGGCGCCGGAAAGAGTTTTCATTTCGTTTCCTTCCACATCTATTTTGATGAAATCCAGTCTGTGAAAATGTTCTATGGCGGCCCATTCGTCAAGTTTAATTACTTTTACCTTTTCGGTGTAGCTTTTCTCTTCGCCTTTTTCTTTATAAGAAGTGTTTAAAGTACCTCGGGAAGCAATCATTCTTCCGTTAATAATCGGAACTTTAAATTCAGCGGTCGTATTTTCGTCGGAAAGAGCTAAGGGAAGTACTCTCATCCTTGGGAAAAGCCTTTTAAGACGGCGAAACAGCTTTTTGTTAGGTTCAAAACCATAAATATTTTCATGGTTCAGCTTAGTCTCCAATTGATAGAGAAAAGTTCCTACATTGGCTCCGATGTCCAGTATTACAGCATTTTTGGGAAGGTATTCCTTGATCCATACCAGTTCCGGTTCTACATTTCGTGCCGAAAAATTCTCTTTAGTAAGATTGTTTAAATTTTTAAAATATCTTTTCTTGTAAAAACTCGGACTTATATATTGTAGTTTTTCTGCAATTTTTTGGTATAAAGACATCCTTGGTTGTTTGACGAAAAGCAAAGATAAGCAAAAATGTTAAACTGATGTTAAAAAACAGCAAATATAACTGATTGACTATCAGTTTATACATTTTAAATTCGAATTATATGAAATTGAATTTTAGAAGATTGACGGTTTATGACAAAAGACGGTTCCGGAAGAAAATTTTAACAGCGATTATTTATTCCCGACCTGTTTATATTAATCATGAAATGTAACCTTGTTTAAATTTATCCAAAACAGAAAAGGAACATTATAAATATCGATTTCAAAAAATGAAAATTTACAGGGTAAGTGTACATCTGTAAGAGTATTAAAAACAGAATTCCCACAGATTACACAAAATTCGCCTTTGTGAGATCTGTAGGAAATTGAAAAAGTTATTTATTTAATTTTGAGAATACTTTGCATAAGCTTTCGCCAGTTTTTCATCATATTTATTTTCTTTGTATCCGGCTCCGTTGTAAAGTTTTGCAAAACCAGCCCAGTTCTTGTTTCTAAGATGAACAAGGCAGTTGTTTTTCTCCAGAAATTTCCCAAAAGCTTTCAGATGTTCTCCCTCATTTATTTCCATTTTCGAAACAAAATCATTGACATCAATGTAGCCTAAGCTTTTAGAATGGTATCCCATAATTTGGAAACTTCCCCATGAAGCAGAAGATAATGCGGCCTCTTCGAAGCTCGGACTGTTGTCAAGGCTGATCGCTTCATTCAGTCGGTCATATTCTTTCACACCGCCCTGATAATGTGCTCTTGTCCATTTCGGATAAAGAACATTCTGGCTGTTTGAATTGTAATAAGAATTCGGATCAATCCCTCTTTTTTTAAGCTCGTTCCAGAAAACGTGACCTTCAAATAGAATTTTAGGCTTGTTGTTGATGAGAAATCCTTTTCCGCTACTTTCAATTTCGTTGACTGCTTTTACTGCGGCCAGCTCCAGGCTGTATTCATCAGCGAAATTGATGAGATCACTTTCTTTAAGAAATTTGTCGGTCTGGCTTACAGGTCTTTCATCTTTTTCAAGAAGAACAGCCCAGGTTTTCACTCCAACAATTCCGTCTACCACTAAAGAATTTTTCTGTTGAAAATCCTTTACGGCAGCATCCACTTCCAGCGTGAATGAATCTGATATTTTGATGCTGTATCCAAGTTGATAAAGAATTTCGCACAGGGTAAGAACTTCCGGTGCTTGTGTGTAATATTTTAAAAGTTTCATGATTATTGGTTTTTAGTTATAAGTTGTAAAGACGGTTTTCAGGTTCTGTACTTTGGTTTCAAAGCAAAAGACTGTTAATTAAAAGGGATCTTCGGCATTTTCTCACAAATCATCCCGATCAGAAAAAATGATTTAAACTTCACTTCTTCCCTCTGAAGCTTGTATTCCAGATTAAGAGGCATTGTGTTGATAACGCTGAAATTTTGATTTAAAATTGCATAATCATCGATTCTCAGTTCAATACTGTATTCTCCGAGAGGGATCAGCTGGCTGATCATTCCTGCTTCATTGCTTTCAATTTCAAAGATTCTGTTGTTATTCGTTCCTTTAATTGAAATAGCGCATTTGTAGATCGGGTCGTTATTGATCTTGTCTAAAATCCTGAACTGTACAACGGAACCGGTAGGAACGGGTATCGGGATCGGAGTAGGTGTGGGAGTTGGGATGGTAGGAAACTTAGGTCCCCAGGAACCCCAGGGTACTTTGATGGGGTTGACAGGCCGGGGGATAGGTTGTACCGGACTTGCTCCGTGTGGAACAGGATTAAGCGTCTGTACATTTTTAATAGTATTTAAAATGTTTCCCATATTGGTTTTTCCTGCGAAGGATGTATTGGTCACACTTTTCATCGTTTCTAAAGATTGTGGTTCTTCAGCAGTTCTTGCGGTAAAACCATTTGCAATGGTTACTTTTTTGGTTTCTGAAATGGCTGTTTTCTTTGCTAAATAATTAAGCTGGTCAGATTTGATGGTTTTTATATTGGTAATTGCCTTCAGGAATTTCTGGTTATTATTTTTGTTGATAAAAACCTGCTGTTTCATAATCATCGGTCCAAAATAAACGAGCTGTTCATTATTACTTACACTGGTGCTGATGATGGACGGATCAAGGATGACTTTCAGGTTTTTGATCAGGATCATGGTTTTCGGAAAAGCGGGAAGCTTAAAATCGTTGGAGATTGTTTCTCCGTCGGATATTTTTTTAGGTTCTTTCCATTCAAAATAATCTGACAGCATAAAGTTTTTATTGAACCAGTTTCTTTTTAAATGCACAAAAGAATATTCCACTTCTACAGCCTGGATCATGCTTTCATCATAATCGATGGATAAAATTTCTGAAGGAAGATTTTCATTGCTGTTTTTTGCCTCCGAATGCAGTCCGTCAAGTTCAGATCTTTCGATACGCATGCTGTTCCATCCTGACTCATTCTCCATAAAATCATAAGGAATAAAATGAATATCATGGATGGAAGAATTGCTGATGATATCCGTTTTTTCGGCTGCTTCAAAAGTTTGTTTTGCATTCTGTGCCATAGCAAGATAAAGATCCGCATCAGATGATTTGTTGATTCTTGTCAGCTCCTTTTCAATATTGTCTTTGCTGCCTTTTACTTTCCATTCAGAAAAGGCAAGTTCTTTCAGATTGTTAAGGTTCACAAGCTGATCGTTCCAGTTGTGTTTTTCATCATCAGTTTCAAGACCGTCAAACAGCAGAAGATGATCCGTCACTTTGTTGATAGAATCTTCGTGTGACGTCCGGTATTTTTTGTAAGCTTTGAATTCCTTGGTGTCACTGTTTTTTACATCAAATAGAACCGTGCTTTTATTATCAAGGACTTTGTCCAGATTTTCCTCCAGGTTTTTCAGATTGTTTTTGTCCAGAATATCCCTGTAAATATCAAATAATGAATTGTTGGGATTGAGATCCCAAAAGTTCGCTGAAATAGGAACGGAATTCAGTTCATAAGCTACATTCTGCTTTTTAATGATCGAAAGTGCTTTTTTCTGCTCATCATTCAGTAGGCTTTGAGGTTTCAGAAGTTCCAGTTCCTCATTGTCATAGATGCGCAGTGAAGGACATATCATAGGCAGGTCATTTTCCATCGAACTTTGCGACATATAGATATTCCTCAGTTTCTGATAGACGGCTACAAAATATTTCATGGTGATCGTTTTTGTTTTAGGTGAATAACCGGCAGAAAAAACTTTTGCCGGCTATTCTTATTGAGAAGGATATATTAGGTTATGATTTTCCGTCTGCCCACTTTTTGATCTCCGGATTCGGGTTTGGAGACTTCGGTACAATATGACATTTGTAACCGATGATGTAAATTCCTTTTGAAACAAGCTTTTTGCCTTCCCATTCATACGAGGATTTTACATTTTGATTGTCGTAGCTGTAGTTTCCTCCAATAACAAAAGGTCCTATTCCTACCGCACCTCCGGCTGATACTGAGTTCTTAGCCTCGGTGTATGCTGAGCTGCTGTCTTTAAAATTCAGAGAAACATCTTTTGCAATGATCAGTTCTGTGATGATAGATGGCATTAATCCTTTACCCTTTCCGTCGCTGATCATATCCCCGTTCAGGGTTTGAGGAGACTGCTCGTGAAGTTTCCAGTATTTTGATTCTATAAACTGTTGGTTGAACCAGCCTCTTTCTACTCTTACCTTTCCGATTTTGAAAGAAATGTCCATACTTGTATAATCAGATTT includes:
- the aspA gene encoding aspartate ammonia-lyase — its product is MENFRKESDLLGELNVPADAYYGVQTQRAINNFKISGQLLSSYPDFIKGLAFVKKAAAKTNYELGLLDENLYFKIAEACDEIAAGEYHEQFPVDMIQGGAGTSINMNANEVIANIVLEKLGKNKGEYEFCSPNDHINLSQSTNDAYPTAIKMGLLHMNIGLVDRLEKIVDAFRAKGQEFHDVIKMGRTQLQDAVPMTLGQEFEAYAATLEEDISKLNNNANLFVEVNMGATAIGTGLNAPVGYATLCAKNLAQISGFPVISAPNLVEATPDTGSYVIYSSATKRLAVKLSKICNDLRLLSSGPRAGLFEINLPPMQPGSSIMPGKVNPVIPEVVNQVCFKVFGNDLTVTFAAEAGQLQLNVMEPVLSHAIMENINFLCNALDTLRDKCIVGITANKEICLNMVKHSIGIVTALNPYIGYKKSTEIAKEALETGNSVYNLVLQKGILSQEKLDEILDPKNMLTPHNK
- a CDS encoding glycosyltransferase is translated as MRFLIIIPAHNEEGNLPFTLNSLQQQNYKDFRTVVVNDGSTDKTPEVIRTYTDQDSRFQTVNLQKSAHQPGSKVVNAFKNGLKTQSMDEFDIICKFDADIILPENYLETLDNAFKNNPEYGLVGGLLYVEKEGSWVYEGNSNKHHVRGPMKAYRKECFLQIGGLRETLGWDNIDSILLENLDWKEIVLPDLQVKLIKVKGADYTIRPADYYGRYFYFLGLNRFLAYIASSKEAAKSRSISFFFNIINAYEACKTAKLELKISKDEQKVINDKRWKLLKKKWLKM
- a CDS encoding lipopolysaccharide biosynthesis protein, with the translated sequence MSVVARQGFKYSIIGYIGFLLGTGSIFIFMNNLEFYGTLRYIMPTAEILVPFVVFGISYSNVKFFNKVDKDGKKQNMLSLSLAAVSINFILFLCVFFLLPYFFPGFRNTKAWKIKEIILPLTLLLSFCAIFNKYISNYKRIVVSNIFDNLFPKIANLGAFLIFMYMVSQYTETSSVPEKTALMFFFGMFFLMFIGYIFYTNKLEKVKLDFSTDYFKKDNFYKEFAAYSFFGFLGTFGNYLAINNFMIGEFMGMEEVGIYSVLYALISLISIPQLGLFNISAPIISKTLADGDMEELDRFHKKTSLSLYFLGAVLFSCIMVGFPYLTEFMPKNGTLLREYEPVVWIWGSAVLIDLATGFNGNIISLSKYYRFNILVMILLAGLTIGLNYYFIKNTDLKLIGIALSTAISLTTYNVIKIAFNYFVFKVSPLTIEMIFVSIICTLAITVAIVLPNFNNNFINLVYKPAVVLILIYIGNYFTKVFPLEDYLNVKFIKSIFKFK
- a CDS encoding FkbM family methyltransferase, translated to MSLYQKIAEKLQYISPSFYKKRYFKNLNNLTKENFSARNVEPELVWIKEYLPKNAVILDIGANVGTFLYQLETKLNHENIYGFEPNKKLFRRLKRLFPRMRVLPLALSDENTTAEFKVPIINGRMIASRGTLNTSYKEKGEEKSYTEKVKVIKLDEWAAIEHFHRLDFIKIDVEGNEMKTLSGAKEIIHQFLPTLMVEMEQRHHENPIWNDISEVKNWGYEAQYLNRESFKLELLTEEILVHNTNDEKNKTSYINNIIFTPKNH
- a CDS encoding N-acetylmuramidase domain-containing protein; this translates as MKLLKYYTQAPEVLTLCEILYQLGYSIKISDSFTLEVDAAVKDFQQKNSLVVDGIVGVKTWAVLLEKDERPVSQTDKFLKESDLINFADEYSLELAAVKAVNEIESSGKGFLINNKPKILFEGHVFWNELKKRGIDPNSYYNSNSQNVLYPKWTRAHYQGGVKEYDRLNEAISLDNSPSFEEAALSSASWGSFQIMGYHSKSLGYIDVNDFVSKMEINEGEHLKAFGKFLEKNNCLVHLRNKNWAGFAKLYNGAGYKENKYDEKLAKAYAKYSQN